One window of the Ramlibacter henchirensis genome contains the following:
- a CDS encoding LytR/AlgR family response regulator transcription factor — protein MIEGLRVLVVDDEALARSRLRTLLGDCRSPAAVVAGEAANATEAMEALRRGSFDAVLLDVRMPGADGLALAQALRGTSLEPAIVFVTAHSEHAVAAFDLEAVDYLTKPVRLDRLQLALQKVERLLAARRAATGDGEQTLVIQDRGRTERVPLSEVLYFKAELKYITVRTAGRSYILDASLSDLEERHATQFLRIHRNALVARRAVRALEKHDDPEEGEGWAVRLNGIDELLAVSRRQLTAVRDALTR, from the coding sequence ATGATTGAGGGGCTGCGGGTTCTGGTTGTCGACGACGAAGCGCTGGCGCGATCGCGCCTTCGGACCTTGCTGGGCGACTGCCGCTCGCCGGCAGCGGTGGTGGCGGGCGAGGCGGCCAACGCGACGGAGGCCATGGAGGCCCTGCGCCGAGGCAGCTTCGATGCGGTGCTGCTGGACGTGCGCATGCCCGGCGCGGATGGGCTGGCCCTCGCGCAGGCGCTTCGCGGCACGTCGCTGGAGCCGGCCATCGTCTTCGTCACCGCGCATTCGGAACACGCGGTCGCCGCGTTCGACCTGGAAGCGGTCGACTACCTGACCAAGCCGGTGCGTCTCGACCGCCTGCAGCTCGCCTTGCAGAAGGTGGAGCGGCTGCTCGCCGCCCGCCGCGCGGCGACCGGCGACGGCGAGCAGACGCTGGTGATCCAGGACCGGGGTAGGACGGAGCGCGTTCCGCTGTCGGAGGTTCTCTATTTCAAGGCCGAACTGAAGTACATCACCGTCCGCACGGCAGGCAGAAGCTATATCCTTGACGCCTCGCTCAGCGATCTCGAGGAGCGCCACGCAACGCAGTTCCTGCGCATCCATCGCAACGCGCTGGTGGCCAGGCGGGCGGTGCGGGCGCTCGAAAAGCACGACGACCCCGAAGAGGGCGAAGGCTGGGCGGTGCGGCTCAACGGCATCGATGAGCTGCTGGCGGTGTCGCGGCGGCAGCTCACGGCGGTGCGGGACGCGCTGACGCGGTAG
- the argH gene encoding argininosuccinate lyase yields the protein MSQLDHKSQAWSALFSEPMSDLVKRYTASVGFDQRLWRADIQGSLAHAGMLAAQGIIPAQDVADIRRGMAQIQQEIESGGFEWKLDLEDVHLNIEARLTQLVGDAGKRLHTGRSRNDQVATDVRLWLRDEIDLIAGLLAELQKALLALAENNAEVILPGLTHLQVAQPVSFGHHMLAYVEMFARDAERMADARKRVNRLPLGAAALAGTSYPLDRQAVAKALGMDGVCENSLDAVSDRDFAIEFTAAATLAMVHVSRLSEELVLWMSQNFGFIRIADRFTTGSSIMPQKKNPDVPELARGKTGRVAGHLVALITLMKGQPLAYNKDNQEDKEPLFDTVDTLKDTLRIFVEMMGGITVNTEAMEQAARKGFATATDLADYLVKKGLPFRDAHETVARAVKAAQQQGCDLSELPLAALQQFHASIGPDVFDVLSLRGSLDARKVQGGTAPAQVRAQIARHRQRLG from the coding sequence ATGTCTCAACTCGATCACAAATCCCAGGCCTGGTCGGCTCTTTTTTCCGAACCCATGAGCGACCTGGTCAAGCGTTACACGGCCAGCGTGGGCTTCGACCAGCGCCTGTGGCGCGCCGACATCCAGGGGTCGCTGGCCCACGCCGGCATGCTGGCGGCGCAGGGAATCATCCCGGCCCAGGACGTGGCGGACATTCGTCGCGGCATGGCGCAGATCCAGCAGGAGATCGAGTCCGGCGGCTTCGAATGGAAGCTGGACCTGGAGGACGTGCACCTGAACATCGAGGCGCGGCTCACGCAGCTCGTGGGCGACGCCGGCAAGCGGTTGCACACCGGCCGCAGCCGCAACGACCAGGTGGCTACGGACGTGCGCCTTTGGCTGCGCGACGAGATCGACCTGATCGCCGGGCTGCTGGCGGAACTGCAGAAGGCGCTGCTCGCCCTGGCGGAGAACAACGCGGAGGTGATCCTTCCCGGCCTCACGCACCTGCAGGTCGCACAGCCCGTGAGCTTCGGTCACCACATGCTGGCGTACGTGGAGATGTTCGCGCGCGACGCCGAGCGCATGGCGGACGCGCGCAAGCGGGTCAACCGCCTGCCGCTGGGCGCCGCGGCGCTGGCGGGCACCAGCTACCCGCTGGACCGGCAGGCCGTCGCGAAGGCGCTGGGAATGGATGGCGTGTGCGAGAACTCGCTGGACGCGGTGAGCGACCGGGACTTCGCCATCGAATTCACCGCCGCCGCCACGCTGGCGATGGTGCACGTCAGCCGGCTGTCCGAGGAACTGGTGCTCTGGATGTCGCAGAACTTCGGCTTCATCCGCATCGCCGACCGCTTCACCACCGGCTCGTCGATCATGCCGCAGAAGAAGAACCCGGACGTGCCGGAGCTGGCGCGGGGCAAGACCGGCCGCGTGGCGGGACACCTGGTTGCCCTGATCACGCTGATGAAAGGGCAGCCCCTGGCCTACAACAAGGACAACCAGGAAGACAAGGAGCCGCTGTTCGACACGGTGGACACGCTCAAGGACACGCTGCGCATCTTCGTGGAGATGATGGGCGGCATCACGGTCAACACGGAAGCCATGGAGCAGGCGGCGCGCAAGGGCTTCGCCACGGCCACCGACCTCGCGGACTACCTGGTCAAGAAGGGCCTGCCCTTCCGCGATGCGCACGAGACGGTGGCGCGCGCGGTCAAGGCGGCGCAGCAGCAGGGCTGTGACCTGTCGGAGCTGCCGCTCGCGGCGCTGCAGCAGTTCCACGCCTCCATCGGGCCCGACGTGTTCGATGTGCTGTCGCTGCGCGGCTCGCTCGATGCGCGCAAGGTCCAAGGCGGCACCGCGCCGGCGCAGGTGCGTGCGCAGATCGCCCGGCACCGGCAGCGACTGGGCTGA
- a CDS encoding AI-2E family transporter, whose amino-acid sequence MNQEQQVETVLEAVPPREAIDPTAPPHVVLHGTADVRNLALVVLATIAVLAVLRWGSAFFIPLMLGFVFYYALSPVVEAMVHLRIPRSLGAGVLILAILFGGGAAIWSLADDANELIESLPAAAERVKDKVQQRASGKPTPLEPVQKAAAELEKAAEAANNNGQAGPQTPRGVQRVVVEKPRFDIREHLWSGTVGLVSLVGQVVLVTFLTYFLLLSGDMFRRKLVKITGPGLTQKKLTVQALDEINVQMQRYLLVQLLASVGVGVATGAVFALLGLKHAAVWGVAAGILNLVPYVGSILVTLAAGVVAFMQAGELELPLMVAGSSLLINTVEGYLLVPWLTSKASRMNAVSVFIGVLFWGWLWGVWGLLLGIPIMMVIKAVCDRVDHLKPVGELLGT is encoded by the coding sequence ATGAACCAGGAGCAGCAGGTCGAAACGGTCCTCGAGGCGGTGCCGCCGCGCGAGGCGATCGATCCCACGGCCCCTCCGCACGTGGTGCTGCACGGGACGGCCGACGTCCGCAACCTCGCGCTTGTCGTGCTCGCCACCATCGCGGTGCTGGCCGTGCTGCGCTGGGGCAGCGCCTTCTTCATCCCCCTGATGCTCGGATTCGTCTTCTACTACGCGCTCTCGCCGGTGGTGGAGGCGATGGTGCACTTGCGAATCCCGCGCTCGCTTGGCGCCGGCGTGCTGATCCTGGCCATCCTGTTCGGCGGCGGTGCGGCGATCTGGTCACTGGCCGACGACGCCAATGAACTCATCGAATCGCTCCCCGCGGCGGCCGAGCGCGTGAAGGACAAGGTGCAGCAGCGCGCCAGCGGCAAGCCCACGCCGCTGGAGCCGGTGCAGAAGGCCGCGGCCGAACTGGAAAAGGCGGCGGAAGCCGCAAACAACAACGGCCAGGCGGGCCCGCAGACGCCGCGTGGCGTGCAGCGGGTGGTGGTGGAGAAACCGCGCTTCGACATCCGCGAGCACCTCTGGTCGGGCACCGTGGGGCTCGTCAGCCTGGTGGGGCAGGTCGTGCTGGTCACCTTCCTCACGTACTTCCTGCTCCTGTCGGGCGATATGTTCCGCCGCAAGCTGGTGAAGATCACCGGGCCCGGCCTGACGCAGAAGAAGCTGACCGTGCAGGCGCTGGACGAGATCAACGTGCAGATGCAGCGCTACCTGCTGGTGCAGCTGCTCGCGAGCGTGGGTGTCGGGGTCGCGACGGGCGCCGTCTTCGCATTGCTGGGGCTCAAGCACGCGGCCGTGTGGGGCGTGGCCGCCGGCATCCTGAACCTTGTGCCGTACGTCGGGTCGATCCTGGTCACCCTGGCCGCGGGCGTGGTGGCGTTCATGCAGGCCGGCGAGCTCGAGCTGCCCCTGATGGTGGCCGGCAGCTCGCTGCTGATCAACACGGTCGAAGGCTACCTGCTGGTGCCCTGGCTCACGAGCAAGGCCAGCCGCATGAACGCCGTGTCGGTGTTCATCGGCGTGCTGTTCTGGGGCTGGCTGTGGGGCGTGTGGGGACTGCTGCTGGGCATTCCCATCATGATGGTGATCAAGGCGGTCTGCGACCGCGTGGACCACCTCAAGCCCGTGGGCGAACTGCTGGGAACCTGA
- a CDS encoding TerC family protein → MMELLTDPQAWIALLTLTALELVLGIDNIVFISILVDKLPPERRETARRIGLFMAMFMRLGLLMVLAWIIGLTAPLFTVPLFDHEISGRDLILIAGGLFLIWKSTGEIHASLTGEEHHEQTKVRSTFGAVIIQIMLVDVVFSLDSIITAVGMVDELAVMMAAVVLSVGMMMLFAGPIGRFVSAHPTIKMLALSFLIMVGMVLVADGLEFHVPKGYVYFAMAFSVAVEMLNLRLRRRITVPIADRQEYERRAQQR, encoded by the coding sequence ATGATGGAACTGCTGACCGATCCGCAGGCGTGGATCGCGCTGCTCACGCTGACGGCGCTCGAACTAGTGCTGGGGATCGACAACATCGTGTTCATCTCCATCCTGGTGGACAAGCTGCCGCCGGAGCGCCGCGAGACGGCACGGCGTATCGGCCTGTTCATGGCCATGTTCATGCGGCTGGGGCTGCTGATGGTGCTGGCCTGGATCATCGGGCTGACGGCGCCGCTGTTCACGGTGCCGCTGTTCGATCACGAGATCTCCGGCCGCGACCTGATCCTGATCGCGGGCGGCCTGTTCCTGATCTGGAAAAGCACAGGGGAGATCCACGCCTCGCTCACGGGCGAGGAGCACCACGAGCAGACGAAGGTTCGTTCCACCTTCGGGGCCGTCATCATCCAGATCATGCTGGTCGACGTCGTCTTCTCGCTCGATTCCATCATCACCGCGGTCGGCATGGTCGACGAGCTGGCGGTGATGATGGCCGCCGTGGTGCTGTCGGTGGGGATGATGATGCTGTTCGCCGGGCCGATCGGCCGCTTCGTGTCGGCGCATCCGACCATCAAGATGCTGGCGCTGTCGTTCCTGATCATGGTCGGCATGGTGCTGGTGGCCGACGGGCTGGAGTTCCACGTGCCCAAGGGCTACGTGTACTTCGCGATGGCGTTCTCGGTGGCGGTGGAGATGCTCAACCTGCGGCTGCGCCGCCGCATCACGGTGCCGATCGCCGACCGCCAGGAATACGAGCGCCGCGCGCAGCAGCGCTGA
- a CDS encoding sensor histidine kinase yields the protein MKDSQILSAFSDLPDPRRVAAARRQVLLFDACQVGVVLRAVLFVESVVGVGAMFGAADTREWLVRVGILSGAALPATLAWLVVACSLKRLLARLPAWGQHVFGIALGALAGVFGCGQVAMVTIQGSVPWVACAFSGALLASALMVALVLRAKGRMPAQTAARLSELQARIQPHFLFNTLNSAIALVREDPARAETILEDLSDLFRHALTEQGEAVTLKEEVALARRYLAIEEVRFGDRLRVEWSIDPAAGSAKVPPLFLQPLVENAVKHGVEPSANGAEVKISTQRRAGTVVIKVTNTVPAGQGRPGHGVAQDNVRDRLRLLHDLEAQFRTVLKDGIYQVRMEVPG from the coding sequence ATGAAAGACTCGCAAATTTTATCGGCCTTCTCGGACCTGCCGGACCCGCGGCGGGTCGCGGCCGCGCGCCGCCAGGTGCTGCTGTTCGACGCCTGCCAGGTCGGCGTGGTGCTGCGCGCCGTGCTGTTCGTCGAGTCCGTGGTGGGGGTGGGCGCGATGTTCGGCGCGGCCGACACCCGCGAATGGCTGGTGCGCGTGGGCATCCTGAGCGGCGCCGCGCTGCCCGCCACGCTGGCCTGGCTGGTGGTCGCGTGCAGCCTCAAGCGGCTGCTGGCCCGCCTGCCCGCCTGGGGGCAGCACGTGTTCGGGATCGCGCTGGGGGCTCTCGCCGGCGTGTTCGGCTGCGGACAGGTCGCGATGGTGACGATCCAGGGCTCGGTGCCCTGGGTCGCTTGCGCGTTCTCGGGGGCGCTCCTGGCCAGCGCGCTGATGGTGGCCCTGGTGCTGCGCGCCAAGGGCCGCATGCCGGCCCAGACGGCGGCGCGGCTGTCTGAACTGCAGGCGCGCATCCAGCCGCATTTCCTGTTCAACACCTTGAACAGCGCCATCGCGCTGGTACGCGAGGACCCGGCTCGCGCCGAGACGATCCTGGAAGACCTGAGCGATTTGTTCCGCCATGCGCTCACGGAGCAGGGCGAGGCGGTCACGCTCAAGGAGGAGGTGGCGCTCGCGCGCCGCTATCTCGCCATCGAGGAGGTCCGCTTCGGCGACCGCCTGCGCGTCGAGTGGTCGATCGATCCGGCCGCCGGGTCGGCCAAGGTGCCGCCCCTGTTCCTGCAGCCGCTGGTGGAGAACGCGGTCAAGCACGGTGTCGAGCCCAGCGCGAACGGCGCGGAAGTCAAGATCAGCACGCAGCGCCGTGCCGGCACCGTCGTCATCAAGGTCACCAACACGGTGCCGGCGGGCCAGGGCCGGCCGGGGCACGGCGTGGCGCAGGACAACGTGCGCGACCGCCTTCGCCTCCTGCACGACCTTGAGGCGCAGTTCCGCACGGTGCTGAAGGACGGCATCTACCAGGTCAGGATGGAGGTTCCGGGATGA